The Helicoverpa armigera isolate CAAS_96S chromosome 18, ASM3070526v1, whole genome shotgun sequence genome segment CAGTAATTTGGCTGCTGTAAACGACTTTTACCGAAATGgtggtattatttatttaattaagctcAAATAGCTAATAAGggcaataaaaatctaaatgcgTACTCCTGAATTCCTTTTACGTTTTAATTGCTTGCCATAAAACTCAAGTTTAAGGCTACAAGGCTTAGAAAAACCTTTGTGGGTGGGAGCTAGTTTCTTGTTTCTTAATCAAGTGCAGCTTATGTACTTGTTCGACACTCATGTTctgataaaactatttattacctACCAATTTCAGACCGTAAGTTCGGAGAAAAACCTCTAATCTATCGGACTAGAGAAAGAGTTTCGAGGCTGAGATAGCATATAAATATAACtgacaaataaacaataccaaAAGGCAAGTAAGCCTACCTCTAACTACGTTATAGTCAGGTCACCTACCATCAGGTCACAAGGTCAGGTCACCATTAATGACTGTTCTTCTTTACCAGTACCTTATGTCACTAAAGCATCCCCCATATTTTAGCATCTTCCATCATTTTCTTTAACACCCTCTTTCATTGTTCCAGGACTGTTATGGCTCCGAGTTCGAAGACCGAGCAATAGCAGATGACGTGAAGAACTATGAGCTCATATCTGGATACCAGAATGATACACACACAACGGTGGAATTCAGGAGACAGTTGGACACATGTGATAAGCAGGACTTTGTTATTGGGGTGAGTAGATCAAAGAAAAACAGAAACGGTCTTCTATTTCGGTAAGGGTTATCGGGATGtccaagtaactgggttgaggggatcagataggcagtctctccatgtaaaatactggtacttcAGCTTCATCCCATAAAGACAAGAGagctgatcccaacatagttgtagCTAGACAGATGAATCTTCTACTTCGGTTAGATGATCTTATGTGCCACTTCAAGTTCGAATTTCTATTAAGGTGGACTTATAGCAGACTCTTGTGATCTTGCTGCTCATCGAAAAGTTTCTTGGTCCTTCAAACATTACTAATCCGATTTagtcttttatattattaagcaGTGGTTAACTCGTAATCGCCTTTAGAGATCAAAAGATTTTTTCGCCAAAACTGAAGTAAGATGGCCTTCTTCGTTGCCTATTTCCCTACCCCCAACAAGTTCAAACAATAATTTCTTTTCTAGGACGAGACAACACAAATTCTTTGGGCGTTAGGACCTGACGGTTCTGATGGACAGTTACCCAAGCACGTGAAGAGTGGAGCCAGGCCGTTGAGACTGCTGCAGCCGGTCTCGAAGCCTGAGTCCATACCACTGAGCCATTGGGATGTAAGACTGACTAATGTGAGTATGAAGTTTGATGTTCGCTTagtttaaagttaattaatgttCTAAGTGGATGTTTTCTTTTGGCTATAATTAAGCTAtttacttactggcttctgcctGTCGCGTTGTCTATGTTTATTAAAACGATCTTGTCCACTCTTgagacacaaaaatattaaaattgacgtCCTCAAAATCGGTTTTTCGATTTGTCACAAATCCTGAAAATCGAAAAATAAACAGACAGATAAGAACCCCTGTGTAATATACAAAACACTAGGACATACAATTAGATAAATTATGCGCCAATACAACAATttcagttattaattttaaaaataattatcaaatcGTATTACCCCTTCCAGCTCACAATCCCCTACGTAATGGCAACATTATTCTGGTGCAAAATCTTCAAAGTTCCTGACCTACCACGAAAGCACCATATCGTTGGATACGAACCCTTAATAGACAGCCGGCCGATCAGAAACAATGTACCCGTGTTAGAACCTAACAGCATGTCGCCAGTTCATCATATGGTGTTATATGAGtgtgctgatgatgatgataagcaTCTGTGGAACGGATGGGCTGAAGGTGATGGGTATTTTGGACCGAACAAGCCGAGTGCTTGGGCTACGTGTGCTACTCCCATTGCGGCGTGGGCTATTGGTTCTCAAGgtatgtattttcattattaattaatgacaatattaagtaaacaaaaacataataaagtaaaacataataataacatgaaaaatataacataattataatatcgaGGCAAAATGCCTCGATGtctaaagtaattattttagacatgaattcaattaaaatcaaCTGTTTTTGAATACTATAGTGGCTGGTTTGTCTATTTTAAAAGGGATAGATAAACCGCAAAAAAGGCTCTCAGAAACGAATAAGCACACAATTcaattataaatcaaataaaacagcttgtttaataataattgtgttgAGTTTAAAAAGTTGTCTCACCTACAACCTCAAAGAAACACCATCTAATTAACTCCCACAGCAGTCAGACCTTCACAATAAAGCCAAATCTTCATAAACATCTTACAAATGGCAAGTTAATTAATTAGCTGAACAATTTTCAGGTGAATTCCTTCCTGAGAACGTTGGCATACCGCTGGGCGCGAAAGGGGGCGTTTCCTACTACATGCTCGAAGTTCATTATGATAACCAGGCACTTCATAacggtgagtttttttttttgtaactaatgGTACTTAAGGATTTGCCTGTAAATTTTGTGGTTGATACATACCTAGATAAGgatcatcataattataatgGGTAGTATGTTTGAAGGGTTCAGTTTTACTGGCTGCAACAAaggaattaaatgaaaaaaaaaaaaatgtacctaactTGGTAAATAATGTCATTTTGCCTGTCCCATTGATCTctttaataaagattttttattcaaagaagACAGTCATTAGCACACACATTAACAACACTCTTGTTTAAGTGAATTGCAAATcatgatagttttatttctgtatCCTAGAGAAAAACCTAATAGGATGAGAGTTACATACTTACTGACAAACTTGTGGAAcgcaaataaatgatatgaatatgaatcttaaaaaaaattacctataaaatGTTTCGCCAAGTACCTACTAAAACCTCCACCATTCCTTCCCAGTACTGGACAGTTCAGGCATCCGCGTCCACTACACACCTACACTACGGGAACACGACGGCGCCCTCCTAGTCTCTGGTATCGGCGTGTCAGCATTACACGCGATCCCGCCAAAACAGAAGCAGTATAGAACTGTCGGGATTTGCAGCACTGAATGTAGTAAGGAGGTTGGTAtcttattattttgaagtaatttAATATCGTGTGTtatgttagttattttttttaccgatttcaaaaaaatgtAGTTCTCAGTTTCACATTTGGCTGAACCTTACACCGGAAAATTGGACtcggttttatatatttttttatcaaaggtACAGTGGTAATTTTCATCACTTGCTACAAATGTATCAGtactattaaacaaaaaacaagtaTGTGTATTTACTTGCAATTTATGCAGATAAATGCAGTCTGTTCTTAGACAATACGAGGGCTTGTATCTAGGTATTCtatgcctatttatttattgtctatgCAACTACTGTTCTCAGCATTAATCATTGTCATtgttaatgataatttaatgtCTGGCTGGCCTATTACTTACAACTCAACGTGCAGAATATACATATGTTCCTATATTGCAACGAGTATCTACCTAAGTCATTAATAAACAGGTAAATTGTCAGCATCTCAAGTACTCCATGGACATTACGTGGATACTACGCAATATTTAccataaatgattttaattacagATGTTACCAGAAGAAGGCGTAAATATTGTGTCAGTATTGCTCCATGCTCACTCAACTGCGAGGAAAATATCTTTGAAACATATCAGAGGCACACAAGAACTTCCCAGGATATCAGAGGTAAGGATACCGAAAATTGATTTAGCGCCATCTAGTGCATCACTTGTGTACTATTTCCACGTTCAACTTTGTTCGTAATACAAATGGTTTTGTTCTCTCATGATAGTTTGCATTCGTGTCGACAGATGGCGTTGTACTAAATTGCTGTATATTATTTCCAGGAGAATTTCTACGATTCGCACTACCAACAGTCCCGTATTGTTCCCCGTGGAAGGAAGTTTATGAAGGGAGACAGCTTGATCACAGAATGTACTTACGATAGTACCTCAAAAGATAAACCTATATTGGGAGGCTATTCGGCTAAGCAGGTAAataattcttctttattttaataagtttgtgTTAGCTACATATCTGATCATCTTAAATTGATGTTATATTGAATGAAACAAgctttacatatacatagtagCTTTTTTAAACATTCTGTTACTATTTGTGACATCTAAAGAAGCATATAGATAtcttgttattattgttttggcCAATAATTTAATCTGTTCttttcgcattttttttttaactttaaaatacttatttcttcCAGGAAATGTGTCTTTCCTTCATCCTATACTATCCAAGAACAGAGTTAGCTGGTTGTTACTCTATGGCGCCCGTCAAGGAGTTCTTCGAGACGTTTGGAGTGAAAGAGTTCTATGGACTGACGTTCGATCAAATTGAGAACATCTTTTTATCTTCAGGGTAAgttgaattttgtaattaaaaatagtatttcAATATATAATTacgatatgtaggtactaagtgGTGCAAAGTTGGAGTGCGCCCTCTGTTGAATATTTTGGGAAACTTTCATGAACTTGTGGCCACAGGCTTACTAGCATCTCCAAATTGCATCAGGTCaataggaaaaatataaaaatagacacAAAAGTAAAGtcggtaaagaaaaaaaaatgcattgctTGGCCAAACAaaagtatttcataaataaaatagaattaacaAATGATCCTCCCGCTGTTGTTTGAACGTGAGGAGTGTCAGATTATTACTGACCAAGAGCGACCATGTACcatcttaagccctttatgtaccagggccgcgacaCCTCTATCGAACAATGCCGCAGGCATGGAATATGGATAtaccttaaaatataaaatataatatagctcTCTCTATTTACACATCAATCACCATACTTACAAGCATTTAAACATTCCAGAAGCTTCGAGAACCTTCCACCCATGCCGCTAACAGAACTGGAAGTGCAGAAACAAATGAACAACGACACTGGTGAAGAACAAGGAGTACAGGGTGACGACCAAGGCGTTGGCTTGAtgagtaagtattttattacaacGTAGATTATAACTGAGGGTTCTCTTATTCAGCGgagcccagcagggccaaggcctgccggggctgcgggattcttcgaaagagttaccgcagccctggtacataaaaggtctacgacggaacatgatggatttcttgtcagtaaaagtctgacactccttcgccgctgctaacccacagcgggagggttgatttgatgatttttgccatcatttaaaaaaaaaggagaCTGATACTAACgataggtttattttttaagatctCCACGTAGGTACACTGT includes the following:
- the LOC110379204 gene encoding MOXD1 homolog 1; this translates as MHLQIVFALSAILLCDAKLPRFKPQAQPNELPANPLYSQALGQLQAQSKTEKTSRIVDQYRVRHRRETFDSKSYESSLTWAHSERLDQNGDVILRWVNTDTSITFRLEARTRGYVGLGFNSARNMRGADLVVAWVDDRNGNAQVLDCYGSEFEDRAIADDVKNYELISGYQNDTHTTVEFRRQLDTCDKQDFVIGDETTQILWALGPDGSDGQLPKHVKSGARPLRLLQPVSKPESIPLSHWDVRLTNLTIPYVMATLFWCKIFKVPDLPRKHHIVGYEPLIDSRPIRNNVPVLEPNSMSPVHHMVLYECADDDDKHLWNGWAEGDGYFGPNKPSAWATCATPIAAWAIGSQGEFLPENVGIPLGAKGGVSYYMLEVHYDNQALHNVLDSSGIRVHYTPTLREHDGALLVSGIGVSALHAIPPKQKQYRTVGICSTECSKEMLPEEGVNIVSVLLHAHSTARKISLKHIRGTQELPRISEENFYDSHYQQSRIVPRGRKFMKGDSLITECTYDSTSKDKPILGGYSAKQEMCLSFILYYPRTELAGCYSMAPVKEFFETFGVKEFYGLTFDQIENIFLSSGSFENLPPMPLTELEVQKQMNNDTGEEQGVQGDDQGVGLMKELVIWEPPEFRNKSFMAHLNEMPWAEPLLTEQIEKTLYKGMHMTFCKKRDDSWAVPMQIQSYPNYTEVMSNETAEKSCHYKSVRLPSVTKTSGSTTSLASWLVVAVCAVLVVAR